The segment GTACTGTCGTGGAAATTCTGTACGACACAAAATTTGCGCCACAGAGGTACCCATtaactttataattttaaataaactttatatatttttcttttttatcaaattattttaacgatGCACATTTTATTGCtaaaactttaatatttttctactttaactcttaattattttttcattattataaatttatttttttttatgttgtttttatcaaaaaaaaaataaaagtaaaatataataattttttatttatttattatttccggTTGGCCAAAAGCCTTGCGAAATCGGATCACCCTCATTTCGTGATGTACAGTGTTCTGAGTTCAATGACTGGATATTTCCGGAGGATGGAAAAGTTCATCAGTGGGTTGGGTACAACTTGCCAGAAAGTAAAGATCAtgatattcatatatattttttttttctgttaatcATCACACGCGATTcctcatatattattttctgataataACAAGACCGAATATTGATTTCAATATTAACctaattgtgtttttttttttttttactttttttaatgaatttaattgttaattaatttgttgaggaatttatcgtgtttttttttttacaaataaacttTTACCTTAGACTTGAGAACATCAGAGAATCCATGCGTGCTGTATTGCTTGAATGAAGAAAATCTATTGACATCGTTAAAGCCAAAGGTGATTGATGGCACAACTTGTTATCGTGGTATTCGAGATATTTGTGTGAATGGTGATTGTCGTGAAATTCCTTGTGATCTTAATTTAGAATCTGATGCTGTTGAAGATCGTTGTGGAGTGTGTCGAGGTGACAGTACATCTTGTGATATAAAAGAAGGAATTATTAATGTTCATACTCAATCACGTGtgtaacattaaaaattaattaaattttttgttttataattaaatcattcacaaaaatgaatcaataattaatattattatattttatagattctaaaaaaattattgaagctCCTGTTGGATCAACAAATATTCGTATTGAAGAATTATCACCAACAAAATCAcgaattattgttaaaagtaaaaattccAAGACTCAATTTATTGATGGGTAAAAAtctatttcttattttttttttaaatcaaatttttaaagaaaaaaaaaaatatattttaaaatgtttggATAAAGCGAATACTAACTTGGCAACTTTTTAGATCTCATTTAGGAATGTTTGATGTTCCTGGCTCCAAGGCATGGCTGGGAATGATAAGAGCCAGCCAAGAGTCATTGAATATCCCAGGACCAATCACTGAAAGCTTAACCATCttggtacatatatatattttgaataaaaaaataaaaataaaataaacataaatagaataatattaaatgatttttctttctatattttttttttttttttcaatttggaataaaataatgataaaaatattcaggTCTTACCGAGAGAAAATGTGACTTTGAAATATTCAATGGGAGTAAAGCCAGATGTTCATAGAAAGCCTGAATTTACTTGGGATTTTATTGAATGGTCTCGTTGTAATTCACCTTGTGGACCTGGTGAAAAAACTGCCTATCCaaaatgtattgaaaaaattggtgGTCTTGTTGATGATCGTCATtgctataaattaaaaaaaccagatccaaaaatacaaatgtgtaATCAAGCTGATTGTATACCAaggtatatttattgattttacctattttaatttaatgctgtggtttttttttttctcaatggaatgttttatacatttttttattaaaaaaatgattcttaCCTCAGATGGATGATAGGTGAATGGCAAGGCTGTACACCCTGTACGAAAAATTGTATGAAGTATCGTTCAGTGACGTGTATTCGTCCAGTTGGCCATGGTGAACAGGAAGCGGATGTAATTGCTGATGACTACTGTCAAGGACCCAAGCCAAAAGAATCTGAGATTGGCATTTGTCGGAGGCGAAGAgcacataaaaatttaaaatcaatgaaattcaataaaaataaaattttacatcatCCAAGGTTATATCGAAAAagtcaaaatttcaatttaaataaaaaatttaaaaaaaaagttaaaaaatataataatgaaatatttgataatcaagataaaccaaaaaatatgaataaaaaaattgaaaaaaatcgtATTATGATTGATAAAGaagatatgaaaaattttagtttaacTATTATGATTGATCATGATGagaacaataatattattaattttccaaatGATTTTTCACCTCAACCAGATGATAATTCAAcggaattaattttatacggAATGGAtgctataaaatatattgaaaaaattcaaaaagataCATCAGCCGAGACATCAGTagaaaatacttgaatatttttcttttttgttcaataacaatgtaaatatatatttaccaaacattaataataaaaaaacattaaatgaaactttgatattaaaaatacgttaaacaatattaataaataattgattgattcaatttaaacttaatcgtcatcatcatcatcatcgtcatcatctgATTCAGGGGTAGTAGTAATAACTGGATGAGccataatatcaatttttttagctgcTTCATCAccagtataaattttttctctattaGTATCAATTTGAAGTGGAACAGAATCGCCACTTTCACGAAATGCATTATCCGACagatttgatattattgaatttttttccattggaATTTCAAGAAGAACAGCATCATTATTTGACACTGTATCTTTAACAATTGTTCCTGGTTTTGGTGTTGTGAATTTTTTACcttcaatattattcattgatcttattttatttttattacaagtttttccattatgaaaaataagattatgaattatattttgtatatcatTTTCAAGATTTAAATTATCAGATATATCTATACTTGAATCACCATCACCAGCattattatcttcatttttattttcatagtaatttataataccaagatcaatgaatttatttaatttatcttcatCTGGTGAAGCTTCAATATGATCTGATCTTTTTgaacatgtttttttacagGGCTCAGTACCAATACAAGTTTCTTCTTGTGATGGTACTGTACCAGTACATGATTTAAAATCAGTTTGGACATCTTCACCACCTGGTCGAGCTGCTGGTTTAACACAGTGTACTTTACGACGACGTATACCATTTTTATTGTCACATGAATTACATTTACTCCACTTGCTTACTCGCCATcttattataaaagaaaaaaaaaaaaaacatgaatttataactttaatatttaatatatttaaataaaaataattatattgatgatgtACTTTCAATTGTagcttgaataataaataaataaataaaaatttcatgtaattttcatCTCTTAAACGAGaacaatagaattttttttaaagccatGAAGAAGTAAAGAAAAACACAAGATAaggattacaaaaaaaaaaaaaaaaatataaaagtattgGAATGTCTTACTTGGCTGGACACGGATTCTCATTACATATGCGTGTCTTGGTCTCCAGCTTGGGTATATCTTGACAGAAACTTGGCGAGACAACTCCATTTTGCTGCTCAATGCAGGTGGCCTCGGAGACCATTGTTCCACCTCCGCATTTTACATCACAGGGTGTCCATTCGGTAAATTCCCATGAATACTTTGGAGTATAATTTGACTTACCATTATTCATAACATAATATTGATACTTTATACCAGGATTATCATtgggattaaaaaaaacatactgaaataataaaaataaaataacatatatataattaatgaaaaatcaagtaaacGTGTTAGagctttgtatatttattttttaattttctatatatatttattcatgataaaaattgaaaattaaaaattaaattaaataaataactagaGAATATATATCTCGAGTATTGATCATGATCGTATTGTGCAAGTCAAATGAATTCAACAGTGAACATTACGATGGTAAATCGTGCTCGAGggacacacatatatatacatttatattgaGAATGGTTCAGTTCAATATGCGTATGCTAaacgataaattttattgcgtCGAGCCCATTGCAAATTATTCGAGCGCCGATCGCACTCGATACAGTTAAACGTACCACGTCAAATAAATACTACATGAACATGATTATTGATCGAATCTCAACGACACGCTACATTAAAGACGcataaattgtattaatatgaatgtgttattattatttcttttgtttatcaattgtataaaatatttttattataaataataattaattaatataatttaaataaatataatttacctcAAGTACAATGCTTTCATTGATGGGTTCTTTAATGCTAATTTCTTCTCTTGGATCTTGTGGTTTACTGTACATTAACGTTGCTCCAGCACAAGGATATTCACCAGGTACTTCTTCATggcttttaatttaaaaaaaaatgaatttactagaataatttaataaacaaaaaataacattaattacTTACAAATTTGCATTGAGACAATAAGTACcacttttttctaatttaattgcGAAAGAATTTTCTGATGGGATCTTCTCAGTGACGAATATATGACGTGCTCCCATGGGTATTGTCACAATCTTAGTATAAGcttcatgaaaattaaataaatatgttgttaacttgattaataaaatcaccaaaaatagtaataaaaaatgtatcacCTTCGTGTGGTTTTTCATCATATTCACCATTAATTGGCCTGCAATGAGTACCATCACCATTGCAAACTCCACACTTGTCAGGAATTGCATCAGAATCAATTACCCAATCACAGCCAActttctaaattaattttttaaattttaattatttttcggttatttttaaaagaattttttcgatattttagatgaataaatattgatgttaACGAGAACAGAACAATCTATATTATCCAAtcataaagaataaaaacttttcaatttCAACCATAATAACAAGTATAACTTTATAAATGGCAAATACGTGACATGAgttaacttgaaatatttgatatcataaataaaatacaatacgtttcaattcatttttcttgttgacaattttgaagtagacaaattattaatatgttattttaaaaaataataataatgataagatATTACCCTGCATGCTCCACTAATGCACATATAATTTGTTCCAGCCTTGCAAGGCGTTGAGTCttttgcaatattttctaatttaacaaatacatttttttcattcacacAATATAATGAACATGGATCTAAATCTTTGCGATATATTGGTGCCCATGTGTGAAGAAGTTTATCCTTCAAAACATATTGAGAGTCAAATTTTGAACACTGAACAGCTCGAAAATTTGGTTTACTTGGATCACAGggctataaaataaattcatttaatcatttcaattggatgataaattttgaatttttttattatcttagaGATAATAATTACCGTAGTATTGCAAGTTTCCAAACGTTTTCTTTCACCCACACAAAATTTTCCACCATTTAATGGTGCTGGATTGTTACATTCTCGTTCAGCGAATTTAATACCGCCACCACAGGTAGTAGAACAAGCTCCAACTTTTCCCCATTCACTCCAACCACCATTGATAGCTTGTGGACGAGATCCCATTTGAacacattgtttttttatacaccATTTATTTTCAGCACATTTTGTACCTTCTGCTGGTGGTGAATTGTTAGTTACACATTTTTTACCATCTTGACACCAAAGTGAAGCACAATTAACTTCCTAATAACaatcaatttcaaaaaaaaaatatatactataatGTTTGCATTTAGCAATATTTTACAATACTTACTCCAGAGCAAAGTTTTTTTCCAGGATGAGCAAGATCACATTGAAAATCAGCATCGTACATTGCCCCAGGTAACATACTaggatatttaaatttttctggtGGATTTCTTGGATCATCATTGAGACATTCACCCAGGCCACTTCTACAAATAttcatgatttatttatacgttattttattatgtcagtttgaaaaattgtttaattttattaactcaAGTAAAGTTTTTATGAATCCTTTGCTACAAGTTGACCATTGAAATGTATAAACGTTAACAATTGGAGACATTACGTGAAAACTTTCATCTTGCAATTGAGGAGGACAACCACTTATTGCAGCTTCATCATGTGGGCAACCCATTCtgtcaaatataaattcaaatgatttgaaaaaaaaaaaaatattatgaagtTTAAAgagatttatttatacttacaCGTGACCAACTTCATG is part of the Aphidius gifuensis isolate YNYX2018 linkage group LG1, ASM1490517v1, whole genome shotgun sequence genome and harbors:
- the LOC122858455 gene encoding A disintegrin and metalloproteinase with thrombospondin motifs 7-like: MSHDNQTENGCPGIYRTKSGYVETTIMYPGMHYVTKRWSKCSKYYIKQYIESGFGKCLHDAPGDHLVSSSDMLPGVVYNGDDQCRLLYHSDAHQCRDVIWCYEGECLTIGERLSTSVSFGPWSEWTPCSRTCGSGVASSTRKCNHATSKSSEYCRGNSVRHKICATEPCEIGSPSFRDVQCSEFNDWIFPEDGKVHQWVGYNLPENLRTSENPCVLYCLNEENLLTSLKPKVIDGTTCYRGIRDICVNGDCREIPCDLNLESDAVEDRCGVCRGDSTSCDIKEGIINVHTQSHSKKIIEAPVGSTNIRIEELSPTKSRIIVKSKNSKTQFIDGSHLGMFDVPGSKAWLGMIRASQESLNIPGPITESLTILVLPRENVTLKYSMGVKPDVHRKPEFTWDFIEWSRCNSPCGPGEKTAYPKCIEKIGGLVDDRHCYKLKKPDPKIQMCNQADCIPRWMIGEWQGCTPCTKNCMKYRSVTCIRPVGHGEQEADVIADDYCQGPKPKESEIGICRRRRAHKNLKSMKFNKNKILHHPRLYRKSQNFNLNKKFKKKVKKYNNEIFDNQDKPKNMNKKIEKNRIMIDKEDMKNFSLTIMIDHDENNNIINFPNDFSPQPDDNSTELILYGMDAIKYIEKIQKDTSAETSVENT
- the LOC122861128 gene encoding A disintegrin and metalloproteinase with thrombospondin motifs 6-like translates to MDKKVGAILFITTFGLCEIINIVNSSDILDKTSKSSDNVYHGRYTRDVKSPELLVPRIVNKDGSFSTFLLSNFYDRVEVNERRKRSENPDIDKLHIVLPFESIDHHVELTPYHDFISPEMVIETRGDGDDLNERLRFKRVSDQQCHYRGFVRDHDNSKAVLSLCDGVAGFIHTNNGRYFIEPMSESSPGRDGRHIHMVYKRRAPHEKEDLKSRCGTGDNWESAWAEQLAERERRLIENTDLTTLKREDDAKISSFTHSIHRFIEIGLVADKKFLDYHKNNDYEKYLLTIMNIVSDLYHDNSVGNQIDIVVVRIIYLEKEEKEMDLSISPNSDATLDSFASWAFKMNPPDHNHPNHFDIAVLVTRHDICSKGSGCTLLGLAFMATACNPKEAAAINEDNGLILGVVIAHEVGHVMGCPHDEAAISGCPPQLQDESFHVMSPIVNVYTFQWSTCSKGFIKTLLESGLGECLNDDPRNPPEKFKYPSMLPGAMYDADFQCDLAHPGKKLCSGEVNCASLWCQDGKKCVTNNSPPAEGTKCAENKWCIKKQCVQMGSRPQAINGGWSEWGKVGACSTTCGGGIKFAERECNNPAPLNGGKFCVGERKRLETCNTTPCDPSKPNFRAVQCSKFDSQYVLKDKLLHTWAPIYRKDLDPCSLYCVNEKNVFVKLENIAKDSTPCKAGTNYMCISGACRKVGCDWVIDSDAIPDKCGVCNGDGTHCRPINGEYDEKPHEAYTKIVTIPMGARHIFVTEKIPSENSFAIKLEKSGTYCLNANFHEEVPGEYPCAGATLMYSKPQDPREEISIKEPINESIVLEYVFFNPNDNPGIKYQYYVMNNGKSNYTPKYSWEFTEWTPCDVKCGGGTMVSEATCIEQQNGVVSPSFCQDIPKLETKTRICNENPCPAKWRVSKWSKCNSCDNKNGIRRRKVHCVKPAARPGGEDVQTDFKSCTGTVPSQEETCIGTEPCKKTCSKRSDHIEASPDEDKLNKFIDLGIINYYENKNEDNNAGDGDSSIDISDNLNLENDIQNIIHNLIFHNGKTCNKNKIRSMNNIEGKKFTTPKPGTIVKDTVSNNDAVLLEIPMEKNSIISNLSDNAFRESGDSVPLQIDTNREKIYTGDEAAKKIDIMAHPVITTTPESDDDDDDDDDD